Proteins encoded in a region of the Streptomyces sp. NBC_00258 genome:
- a CDS encoding PrsW family intramembrane metalloprotease — MTQPPPPGAPRARIPGPQQPPPSSPRTRTGLWRRCLWGGLALWALSALVTYATGNTTLLPTLILLGSFLVPVVFVLWAYEHHGRDLGVNVILGCFLTGGVLGVLGASVMEYYLLHPSLWMFVGVGLIEEAVKAAALMFVLRRQTRIRGLRAGLVLGASVGFGFAALESAGYAFNAAVSTEGIDLRALLETEILRGVPAPFGHGLWTAITGAVLLAHRRPSGQFAFTAPVVGTYVGVALLHTLWDSTHGIALWLVARLTGAGLDTSLFGPGYLPAVTDQQKHLFTLFSVGGMVAVSLMGIAWVRSLARRDPSWRNTP, encoded by the coding sequence GTGACCCAGCCCCCGCCGCCCGGCGCACCCCGAGCCCGCATCCCCGGCCCTCAGCAGCCCCCGCCCTCCTCTCCCCGGACGCGCACCGGCCTGTGGCGGCGGTGCCTGTGGGGCGGACTCGCACTCTGGGCGCTCAGCGCGCTCGTCACGTACGCGACCGGGAACACCACCCTGCTGCCGACGCTGATCCTGCTCGGCAGCTTCCTGGTCCCGGTCGTCTTCGTGCTGTGGGCGTACGAGCACCACGGCCGCGACCTGGGCGTGAACGTGATCCTCGGCTGCTTCCTGACCGGTGGCGTGCTGGGGGTGCTCGGCGCCTCGGTGATGGAGTACTACCTGCTCCATCCGTCGCTGTGGATGTTCGTCGGGGTCGGCCTCATCGAGGAGGCGGTGAAGGCGGCCGCGCTGATGTTCGTGCTGCGCCGGCAGACCCGTATCCGCGGACTGCGGGCCGGGCTCGTGCTCGGGGCGTCGGTCGGTTTCGGGTTCGCGGCACTGGAGAGCGCGGGGTACGCGTTCAACGCGGCCGTCTCGACCGAGGGCATCGATCTGCGGGCGCTGCTGGAGACCGAGATCCTGCGGGGCGTGCCGGCCCCCTTCGGGCACGGCCTGTGGACGGCGATCACGGGCGCGGTCCTGCTCGCGCACCGCCGCCCGAGCGGGCAGTTCGCGTTCACCGCCCCGGTCGTCGGCACGTACGTCGGTGTCGCGCTCCTGCACACCCTGTGGGACTCGACACACGGCATCGCCCTCTGGCTGGTGGCGCGGCTGACGGGCGCGGGGCTGGATACGTCACTGTTCGGACCGGGCTACCTGCCTGCCGTGACGGACCAGCAGAAACATCTCTTCACGCTGTTCTCGGTCGGTGGCATGGTCGCCGTGTCGCTGATGGGCATCGCCTGGGTGCGGTCACTGGCACGTCGCGACCCCTCTTGGAGAAATACCCCCTAG
- a CDS encoding citrate synthase — MSDNSVVLRHGDGEYTYPVIDSTVGDKGFDIGKLRAQTGLVTLDSGYGNTAAYKSAITYLDGEQGILRYRGYPIEQLAERSTFLEVASLLINGELPTVDELSVFKNEITQHTLLHEDVKRFYQGFPRDAHPMAMLSSVVSALSTFYQDSHNPFDEKQRHLSTIRLLAKLPTIAAYAYKKSIGHPFVYPRNDLGYVENFLRMTFSVPAQEYDLDPVVVSALDKLLILHADHEQNCSTSTVRLVGSSQANMFASISAGISALWGPLHGGANQSVLEMLEGIKANGGDVDSFIRKVKNKEDGVRLMGFGHRVYKSFDPRAKIIKAAAHDVLSALGKSDELLDIALKLEEHALSDDYFVSRNLYPNVDFYTGLIYRAMGFPTEMFTVLFALGRLPGWIAQWHEMIKEPGSRIGRPRQIYTGVVERDFVPVEER; from the coding sequence GTGAGCGACAACTCTGTAGTACTGCGGCACGGCGACGGCGAGTACACCTACCCGGTGATCGACAGCACCGTCGGCGACAAGGGCTTCGACATCGGGAAGCTCCGCGCCCAGACCGGTCTGGTGACGCTGGACAGCGGGTATGGAAACACCGCCGCCTATAAATCCGCCATCACCTACCTCGACGGTGAGCAGGGCATCCTCCGCTACCGCGGCTACCCGATCGAGCAGCTGGCCGAGCGCTCCACCTTCCTTGAGGTGGCCTCCCTGCTGATCAACGGCGAGCTGCCCACGGTCGACGAGCTCTCCGTCTTCAAGAACGAGATCACGCAGCACACCCTGCTGCACGAGGACGTCAAGCGCTTCTACCAGGGCTTCCCGCGCGACGCCCACCCGATGGCGATGCTGTCGTCGGTGGTCAGCGCCCTGTCGACGTTCTACCAGGACAGCCACAACCCGTTCGACGAGAAGCAGCGTCACCTCTCGACGATCCGCCTTCTCGCCAAGCTTCCGACGATCGCGGCGTACGCGTACAAGAAGTCCATCGGTCACCCCTTCGTCTACCCGCGCAACGACCTCGGGTACGTCGAGAACTTCCTGCGCATGACCTTCTCGGTCCCCGCCCAGGAGTACGACCTGGACCCGGTCGTCGTCTCCGCGCTCGACAAGCTGCTCATCCTGCACGCGGACCACGAGCAGAACTGTTCGACCTCCACCGTCCGTCTGGTGGGCTCGTCGCAGGCGAACATGTTCGCCTCGATCTCGGCCGGCATCAGCGCCCTCTGGGGCCCGCTGCACGGCGGCGCCAACCAGTCGGTCCTGGAGATGCTGGAAGGCATCAAGGCCAACGGCGGCGACGTCGACTCCTTCATCCGCAAGGTGAAGAACAAGGAGGACGGCGTCCGCCTGATGGGCTTCGGCCACCGGGTGTACAAGTCCTTCGACCCGCGCGCCAAGATCATCAAGGCGGCGGCGCACGACGTCCTCTCGGCCCTCGGCAAGTCCGACGAGCTGCTGGACATCGCGCTCAAGCTGGAGGAGCACGCGCTCTCCGACGACTACTTCGTCTCGCGCAACCTCTACCCGAACGTGGACTTCTACACCGGCCTGATCTACCGGGCCATGGGCTTCCCGACCGAGATGTTCACGGTCCTGTTCGCCCTCGGCCGCCTCCCGGGCTGGATCGCCCAGTGGCACGAGATGATCAAGGAGCCGGGTTCGCGCATCGGCCGCCCGCGCCAGATCTACACCGGCGTGGTCGAGCGGGACTTCGTTCCTGTCGAAGAGCGCTAG
- a CDS encoding heavy metal translocating P-type ATPase produces MTGTTAATPIAGATEVELTIGGMTCASCAARVEKKLNRMDGVTATVNYATEKAKVSYARGVLVTDLIATVVKTGYTAEEPPPPRTEPPEADAAQPARDPELAALRERLTVSVLLSVPVVLLSMVPALQFDNWQWLALTLAAPVVVWGGLPFHRAAFTNARHGAATMDTLISIGTLAAFGWSLWALFFGDAGMEGMRDEGFTLTVSRTEGSSAIYLEVAAGVVALILLGRYLEARSKRRAGAALRALMELGAKDVTVVRDGREVRVPVASLAVGDRFVVRPGEKVATDGTVVEGSSAVDASMLTGESVPVDVKVGSAVTGATVNAGGRLVVEATRVGADTRLARMARLVEDAQNGKAQVQRLADRISGVFVPVVLLIAAGTFGGWLGVTGDTAAAFTAAVAVLIIACPCALGLATPTALMVGTGRGAQLGILIKGPEVLESTRRVDTVVLDKTGTVTTGRMTLQEVYAADGTDEERVLRLAGALEHASEHPVARAVAEGAQARTGPLAAVDGFENVAGLGVRGTVEGHEVLVGRARLLEDAGIALPDELAALKTRAEEDGRTAVAVAWDGVARGVVTVADAVKETSAEAVRALRALGLRPVLLTGDNRTVAESVARAVGIDAADVIAEVLPRDKVDVIERLRSEGRTVAMVGDGVNDAAALATADLGLAMGTGTDAAIEASDLTLVRGDLRVAADAIRLSRKTLSTIRGNLVWAFGYNVAALPLAAAGLLNPMIAGAAMAFSSVFVVTNSLRLRAFS; encoded by the coding sequence ATGACCGGCACCACCGCAGCGACTCCGATAGCCGGGGCCACGGAGGTCGAGCTGACGATCGGCGGGATGACCTGCGCCTCCTGCGCGGCCCGCGTCGAGAAGAAGCTCAACCGCATGGACGGTGTCACCGCCACGGTGAACTACGCGACGGAGAAGGCGAAGGTCTCGTACGCGCGGGGGGTGCTGGTCACCGATCTGATCGCCACGGTGGTGAAGACGGGGTACACGGCCGAGGAGCCTCCCCCGCCGAGGACCGAGCCGCCGGAGGCCGACGCAGCGCAGCCCGCCCGGGATCCCGAACTGGCCGCGCTGCGCGAGCGTCTCACCGTCTCCGTCCTCCTCTCCGTCCCCGTCGTCCTGCTGTCGATGGTCCCGGCGCTGCAGTTCGACAACTGGCAGTGGCTCGCGCTCACCCTGGCCGCGCCCGTCGTCGTATGGGGCGGACTGCCGTTCCACCGGGCGGCGTTCACGAACGCCCGGCACGGCGCGGCCACCATGGACACCCTCATCTCCATCGGCACGCTGGCCGCGTTCGGCTGGTCCCTGTGGGCGCTGTTCTTCGGCGACGCGGGGATGGAGGGCATGCGGGACGAGGGCTTCACCCTCACCGTCTCCCGTACTGAGGGCTCGTCGGCCATCTACCTCGAAGTCGCCGCCGGGGTGGTCGCCCTCATCCTCCTCGGCCGCTATCTGGAGGCCCGTTCCAAGCGCCGAGCGGGTGCCGCCCTGCGGGCCCTCATGGAACTGGGCGCGAAGGACGTGACCGTCGTACGGGACGGCCGCGAAGTCCGCGTTCCGGTGGCCTCTCTGGCCGTGGGCGACCGTTTCGTCGTACGGCCCGGTGAGAAGGTCGCCACGGACGGCACGGTCGTCGAGGGTTCCTCGGCGGTCGACGCGTCCATGCTGACCGGCGAGTCGGTGCCGGTGGACGTGAAGGTGGGTTCGGCCGTCACGGGCGCGACCGTGAACGCGGGCGGGCGGCTCGTCGTCGAGGCGACCCGGGTCGGCGCGGACACCCGGCTGGCGCGGATGGCACGGCTCGTGGAGGACGCGCAGAACGGCAAGGCCCAGGTGCAGCGCCTCGCCGACCGGATCTCCGGCGTCTTCGTACCCGTCGTGCTGCTGATCGCGGCCGGCACGTTCGGCGGCTGGCTCGGCGTCACCGGTGACACGGCCGCCGCGTTCACCGCCGCCGTCGCCGTGCTGATCATCGCCTGCCCGTGCGCGCTCGGCCTCGCCACCCCGACGGCACTCATGGTCGGCACCGGCCGCGGCGCCCAGCTCGGCATCCTCATCAAGGGCCCCGAGGTCCTGGAGTCCACCCGCCGCGTCGACACGGTCGTCCTGGACAAGACCGGCACGGTCACCACCGGCCGCATGACCCTCCAGGAGGTGTACGCGGCCGACGGCACCGACGAGGAGCGCGTACTGCGGCTCGCGGGGGCCCTGGAGCACGCTTCCGAGCATCCGGTGGCCCGGGCGGTCGCCGAGGGCGCTCAGGCCCGTACAGGCCCTCTGGCGGCCGTGGACGGCTTCGAGAACGTGGCCGGGCTCGGCGTACGCGGCACGGTCGAGGGCCACGAGGTCCTCGTCGGGCGGGCCCGCCTCCTCGAAGATGCCGGGATCGCGCTGCCGGACGAACTGGCCGCGCTCAAGACCCGGGCCGAGGAGGACGGGCGTACCGCCGTGGCCGTCGCCTGGGACGGCGTGGCACGCGGTGTCGTCACCGTCGCCGACGCGGTCAAGGAGACCAGCGCGGAGGCGGTACGCGCCCTGCGCGCCCTGGGCCTGCGGCCGGTGCTGCTGACCGGGGACAACCGGACCGTCGCCGAGTCCGTGGCCCGCGCGGTCGGCATCGACGCCGCCGACGTCATCGCCGAGGTGCTGCCGCGGGACAAGGTCGACGTGATCGAGCGGCTGCGGAGCGAGGGGCGGACGGTGGCGATGGTCGGCGACGGCGTCAACGACGCGGCCGCCCTCGCCACCGCCGATCTGGGTCTCGCCATGGGCACCGGGACGGACGCGGCGATCGAGGCGAGCGACCTGACACTCGTACGAGGGGATCTTCGGGTGGCCGCGGACGCCATCCGGCTGTCGCGGAAGACCCTCTCCACGATCAGGGGGAACCTCGTCTGGGCCTTCGGCTACAACGTGGCGGCGCTGCCGCTCGCCGCGGCCGGACTGCTGAACCCGATGATCGCGGGCGCGGCCATGGCCTTCTCCTCGGTGTTCGTGGTGACGAACAGCCTGCGGCTCAGGGCATTTTCATGA
- a CDS encoding heavy-metal-associated domain-containing protein, which yields MTAQTDTPGSLTTVYQVSGMSCGHCEGSVSGEISEIAGVTSVKAVASTGEVTVVSAAPLDEEAVRAAVDEAGFELVGKA from the coding sequence ATGACCGCCCAGACCGACACCCCGGGCTCCCTCACCACCGTCTACCAGGTGAGCGGGATGAGCTGCGGACACTGCGAAGGCTCGGTGTCCGGTGAGATCTCCGAGATCGCCGGTGTCACCTCGGTGAAGGCCGTCGCCTCCACCGGCGAGGTGACCGTGGTCTCCGCCGCCCCGCTCGACGAGGAGGCCGTGCGCGCCGCCGTCGACGAGGCCGGCTTCGAGCTCGTCGGCAAGGCCTGA
- the recD2 gene encoding SF1B family DNA helicase RecD2, producing the protein MSKQGAGNGERNLAVLEGVLERITYANEENGYTVARVDTGRGGGDLLTVVGALLGAQVGESLRMEGRWGSHQQYGKQFTVENYTTVLPATVQGIRRYLGSGLVKGIGPIFADRITQHFGLDTLQIIEEEPKRLIEVPGLGPKRTKKIAEAWEEQKAIKEVMLFLQTVEVSTSIAVRIYKKYGDASISVVKNQPYRLASDVWGIGFLTADKIAQSVGIPHDSPERVKAGLQYALSQSTDQGHCFLPEEQLIADAVKLLQVDTGLVIECLAELAAPTEEGEEPGVVRERVPGLDGGDPVTAIYLVPFHRAELSLSAQLLRLLRTDEDRMPGFRNVAWDKALAWLKDRTGVELAPEQEEAVRLALTEKVAVLTGGPGCGKSFTVRSIVELARAKKAKVVLAAPTGRAAKRLAELTGADASTVHRLLELKPGGDAAYDKDRPLDADLVVVDEASMLDLLLANKLVKAIPPGAHLLFVGDVDQLPSVGAGEVLRDLLAEGGPVPAVRLTRVFRQAQQSGVVTNAHRINEGRHPITDGLKDFFLFVEDDTEEAGRLTVDVAARRIPAKFGLDPRRDVQVLAPMHRGPAGAGTLNGLLQQAITPARPDLPEKRFGGRVFRVGDKVTQIRNNYEKGENGVFNGTVGVVTSLNLDDQRLTVLTDEDEEVPYEFDELDELAHAYAVTIHRSQGSEYPAVVIPVTTGAWMMLQRNLLYTAVTRAKQLVVLVGSRKALGQAVRTVSAGRRCTSLDHRLSGARLPN; encoded by the coding sequence ATGTCCAAGCAAGGGGCGGGGAACGGGGAGCGGAACCTGGCGGTTCTGGAGGGCGTGCTGGAGCGGATCACGTACGCCAATGAGGAGAACGGCTACACGGTGGCCCGGGTGGACACGGGTCGAGGTGGCGGTGATCTCCTCACGGTCGTCGGGGCGCTGCTCGGCGCCCAGGTGGGGGAGTCCCTGCGGATGGAGGGCCGTTGGGGCTCCCATCAGCAGTACGGGAAGCAGTTCACCGTCGAGAACTACACGACCGTGCTGCCCGCCACCGTCCAGGGCATCCGCCGCTATCTCGGTTCCGGTCTGGTGAAGGGCATCGGGCCGATCTTCGCCGACCGCATCACGCAGCACTTCGGGCTGGACACGCTGCAGATCATCGAGGAGGAGCCGAAGCGGCTCATCGAGGTTCCCGGTCTCGGCCCGAAGCGGACCAAGAAGATCGCCGAGGCCTGGGAGGAGCAGAAGGCGATCAAGGAGGTCATGCTCTTCCTCCAGACCGTCGAGGTGTCGACGTCGATCGCGGTCCGCATCTACAAGAAGTACGGCGACGCGTCGATCTCGGTCGTGAAGAACCAGCCGTACCGCCTCGCGTCGGACGTCTGGGGCATCGGGTTCCTCACCGCCGACAAGATCGCCCAGTCCGTGGGCATCCCGCACGACAGCCCGGAGCGCGTCAAGGCGGGCCTGCAGTACGCCCTTTCGCAGTCGACGGACCAGGGCCACTGTTTCCTCCCGGAGGAGCAGCTGATCGCGGACGCGGTGAAACTGCTCCAGGTGGACACGGGCCTGGTCATCGAGTGCCTCGCGGAGCTGGCGGCTCCGACCGAGGAGGGCGAGGAGCCGGGTGTCGTGCGGGAGCGCGTGCCCGGCCTGGACGGCGGCGATCCGGTCACCGCCATCTACCTGGTCCCCTTCCACCGGGCCGAACTGTCCCTCTCGGCGCAGCTGTTGCGCCTCCTGCGTACGGACGAGGACCGCATGCCGGGCTTCCGGAACGTGGCCTGGGACAAGGCACTTGCCTGGCTCAAGGACCGTACGGGGGTGGAGCTGGCCCCCGAGCAGGAGGAGGCGGTCCGGCTCGCCCTCACCGAGAAGGTCGCGGTGCTCACGGGCGGGCCCGGCTGTGGCAAGTCCTTCACGGTCCGTTCGATCGTGGAGCTGGCCAGGGCGAAGAAGGCGAAGGTCGTGCTGGCCGCGCCGACGGGCCGCGCCGCCAAACGACTTGCCGAACTGACCGGCGCCGACGCCTCCACCGTGCACCGGCTCCTTGAGCTGAAGCCGGGCGGTGACGCGGCGTACGACAAGGACCGCCCGCTGGACGCGGACCTGGTGGTAGTGGACGAGGCGTCCATGCTGGACCTCCTACTCGCCAACAAGCTGGTGAAGGCGATCCCTCCGGGGGCGCACCTGCTCTTCGTCGGGGACGTCGACCAGTTGCCGAGCGTGGGGGCGGGCGAGGTGCTGCGGGATCTGCTCGCCGAGGGTGGGCCGGTCCCGGCGGTCCGTCTCACCCGGGTGTTCCGGCAGGCCCAGCAGTCAGGGGTGGTGACGAACGCTCACCGGATCAACGAGGGCCGGCATCCGATCACGGACGGGCTCAAGGACTTCTTCCTCTTCGTCGAGGACGACACGGAGGAGGCGGGGCGGCTGACGGTGGATGTGGCCGCGCGGCGCATTCCGGCCAAGTTCGGCCTGGATCCCCGGCGTGACGTCCAGGTCCTGGCGCCCATGCACCGAGGCCCGGCAGGCGCCGGCACCCTCAACGGCCTGCTCCAGCAGGCCATCACGCCGGCCCGCCCCGACCTCCCCGAGAAGCGGTTCGGCGGCCGCGTCTTCCGTGTTGGCGACAAGGTCACCCAGATCCGCAACAACTACGAGAAGGGCGAGAACGGCGTCTTCAACGGCACGGTGGGGGTGGTGACTTCCCTCAACCTCGACGACCAGCGCCTCACGGTCCTGACGGACGAGGACGAGGAGGTCCCGTACGAGTTCGACGAGCTCGACGAGCTGGCCCACGCGTACGCGGTGACGATCCACCGCTCCCAGGGCAGTGAGTATCCCGCCGTCGTCATCCCCGTCACCACGGGCGCCTGGATGATGCTCCAGCGCAACCTTCTGTATACGGCCGTCACTCGCGCCAAGCAGCTCGTAGTGCTGGTCGGCTCCCGCAAGGCCCTCGGCCAGGCCGTTCGCACGGTGTCCGCCGGCCGCCGCTGCACGTCTTTGGACCACCGCCTGTCCGGAGCCCGCCTCCCGAACTGA